A window of Kineococcus sp. NBC_00420 genomic DNA:
CGTCGACACCACCCACTACGCCTTCGGCACGGTCGCGGGCCCGCACCCGTTCCCGGTGCTGGTGCGCGACCTGCAGAGCGTCGTCGGCATCGAGGCGCGCCAGCAGGTGCTCGACCTCGTCGGCCGGTTGCCCGACGCCGTCGCGGCGTGCGTCGGCGGTGGGTCGAACGCCATCGGGATCTTCCACGGCTTCCTCGACGACCCGGGCGTAGCGCTGTACGGCTACGAGGCCGGCGGCGACGGGATCGAGACCGGCCGCCACGCCGCGCCGATCTCGGCGGGCGTCTCGGGCGTCTTCCAGGGTGCCCGCCAGTACGTCATGCAGGACGAGGACGGCCAGACGATCGAGTCGCACTCCATCTCCGCCGGCCTGGACTACCCGGGCGTCGGACCGGAGCACGCGTGGCTGGCGGCCAGCGGTCGCGCCACGTACCGCCCGGTCACGGACGCCCAGGCCATGGAGGCGTTCCGCCTGCTCTGCCGCACGGAGGGGATCATCCCCGCGATCGAGAGCTCGCACGCGCTCGCCGGCGCGCTGGAGCTGGGCAAGGAGCTCGGTCCGGACGCCGTCATCCTCGTCAACCTCTCCGGGCGCGGAGACAAGGACGTCGACACCGCGGCGCGCTGGTTCGGCCTCGTCAGCGACGCCGACCTCGTCGCCTCCGAAGCCGAGCGGGTCTCCGAAGCCCCCGAGAAGACCGAAGGATCCGGCTGGTGAGCACTCTGGAGAGCCCCGCACGCGTGGGCAAGGCCGCTGCGGCGGTGGACCGGGCGAAGTCCGAGGGGCGCGCCGCGCTCGTCGCGTACCTCCCGGTCGGCTACCCCGACGTCGACGCCTCGATCGAGGCGGCCAAGGCCGCCGTCGCGGGGGGTGCGGACATCATCGAGCTCGGGTTGCCCTACTCCGACCCGACGATGGACGGGCACACCATCCAGCAGGCCGTCGACGTCGCCCTGGCGAACCGGACCCGGCCCGTCGACGTCCTGCGGGCCGTCGAGGGGGTCGCCGCCACCGGCGCCGCCACCCTCGTCATGACCTACTTCCCGCCGATCGACCGCTACGGCATGGACCGCTGGGCGACCGACCTGGCCAACGCCGGGGGAGCGGGGCTCATCACGCCCGACCTCATCCCCGACGAGGCCGCCGCCTGGATCGCCGCCAGCGACGACCACGACCTCGAACGCGTGTTCCTCGTCGCTCCGAGCTCGACCGACGCCCGGCTGAGCACGACCGCGGCCGCGTGCCGCGGGTTCGTCTACGCGGCGTCGTTGATGGGGGTCACAGGAACGCGTGCCACGGTGGGCGCAGGAGCGTCGGAACTCGTCCGACGCACCCGCGCGGCCGGTGCCGAACGCGTCTGCGTCGGCCTCGGAGTCTCCACCCCGGCGCAGGCGACCGAGGTCGCGGGCTACGCCGACGGCGTCATCGTCGGCTCGGCCTTCGTCCAGCGCCTGCTCGACGCGGACTCGCCCCTCGCGGGGGCGCGTGCCGTCGAGGAACTCGCCCGTGCCCTCTCCGAGGGTGTCCGCGCCGGCTGAACGCCTTCACCGACGAGAACCCCGACGAGGAGAACCTGCGTTGAGCACGAAGAAGCCCGGTGGCCACCCCGCACGAGCCGGGGAGGCCGAGGACGCGCGCGAAGCCCGGCGCAAGAAGGCCGCGGCCCTGCGCCAGCGCGAGCTGGCCCGCGAACGCAGCCGCCGGGTGGTGCTCATCAGCATCGCCGTCGTCGTGGTGCTGGCCCTGGTCGCCGTCGTCGTGGTGGTCATCCAGAGGTCCCGCCCGGAGGACGTCCCCACCGCGGCGCAGGTGAACCCGCCGAGCGCCGGGGCCACCGCCGCGGGTTACGTGCTGGCGGGCACGCCTGCCGCCGGGGCGCCCACCGTCGACGTCTGGCTCGACTACCAGTGCCCGTTCTGCAAGCAGTACGAGACGGCCGCAGGCGACGCCTACGTCGCCCTGGCGACCGGTGGGCAGGCCAAGGTGGTCGTGCACACGCTCACCTTCCTGGACGACAAGCTCGGCAACACCGCCTCCCAGCTCGCGGCCGAGGGGGCGGCGGCGGCCGACGCGCAGGGCCGGTTCGCCGAGTACACCAAGGTCGTCTTCGCCAACCAGCCCGAGGAGGGGACCGGGTACACCCTGGCCGACCTGCGAGGGTTCGCGAAGGACGCCGGGGTGGCAGACCTCGACGCGTGGCAGAAGGCGGTCGAGGGCCACGCCTACCGCGACTACGTGAAGTCCGTGCAGGCCTCGATGGACGCCAACAAGGTCAGCGGAACCCCCACCGTGACCGTCACCTCGGCCTCCGGGCAGAAGACGTCGTTGACGAACGAGCAGCTCCTCGGCGCCGACCCGGTGGGCGCCCTCCAGTCGGCCGTGACCGCCGCGACGGCCGCGCCGTGATCCCCGCCGCCCTGGCCTCCGCCCTCCCCAGCCCGACGGTCGCCGTCTGGCACCTGGGCCCGATCCCGGTGCGCGCGTACGCGTTGTGCATCGTGCTCGGGATCGTCGCCGGCGTGGTCATCGCCGAGCGGCGCTGGCAGGCCAAGGGCGGTCGCAAGGACTTCGTCCTCGACGCCGCGGTGTGGGCCGTCCCGCTCGGTGTCGTCGGCGCGAGGCTGTACCACGTCATCACCTCCCCCCAGGCGTACTTCGGTGCGGACGGCAGTCCGGTCCGCGCCCTCTACGTCTGGGAGGGCGGGCTCGGGATCTGGGGCGCGATCGCCGGCGGAGCCCTCGGGGTCTGGATCGCCTGCCGCCGGGCCGGGTACCGGCTCGCGCCGATGGCGGACGCGATGGCCCCGGGGCTGCTGGTCGCGCAGGCCCTCGGCCGCTGGGGCAACTGGTTCAACAACGAGCTCTACGGTCGCTCCACCGACGTGCCCTGGGCCCTGACCGTCCACCGCTGGGACGAGTCGGCCGGCCGCGCCGTCGTGGGTGCCGACGGCAACCCCGTGGTGCTCGGCACCTTCCACCCGACGTTCCTCTACGAGTCGTTGTGGTGCGCGGCGGTGGCGGTCGTGATCGTGCTGCTCGACCGGCGCTTCCGGCTGCGCCACGGACAGGCGTTCCTGCTCTACGTGGCGCTGTACTGCCTGGGCCGCAGCTACTTCGAGGACCTGCGCATCGACGAGGCCAACCAGATCCTGGGCCTGCGGGTCAACCAGTGGGTGGCGGGCATCGTCTTCGCGGTCGCACTCGTCGCGTTCATCCGTTCACGCAGGGTGCACAGGGACGATCGTGGTCAGCCCGAGGTCCTGGAACGGGTAGCCTCCTCCGAGTCGCCGGCGGTCACCCCGTCCGGTGACGAAGCGATGCAGACCGGCGGACCGACCGTCACCGCGACTGCCGATCACCCTCCGCTGGACCGTGAAGAACGCCCGGACGCGCGCAATTCGTGATGATCCGGTGACGCGTTGGTGCGCCTGAGCACCGCGTCTCGCGCGTTACAGTGAGGTGAACGCGGGCCAGCGCCGCCCCCCGTTCGTGGTGCGCGCCCTCCAGGCGTGAGCCTCATCTCGAAGAGACCCACCCGGCTCGCCGAGATCGCCACCCGTGTGGCGAACGCTCGAGGAGATCCGTCGAGAGACCCCCTGTCCACTCGAGGTCGATCGCGACCTCTCTCCGAGGACGGTGCACTGCATGTCGCATTTCCCCGCGTCGCACCCGATCACCACGTCCGTGACCCAGCCGCTGACCCCGCCGGTCCGCCCGCTGCCGTTCACGTCGTTCCCGCCCTCGGCCGGTCTCTACGACCGAGCCAACGAGCACGACGCCTGTGGTGTCGCCTTCGTCGCCACCATGCGCGGCGAACCCGGTCACGACATCGTCGACCACGCCCTCACCGCCCTGCGCAACCTGGACCACCGGGGTGCGGTCGGCGCCGAGACCAACACGGGTGACGGGGCCGGCATCCTCACCCAGGTCCCCGACGAGTTCCTGCGCGCCGTCATGGCCGAGCAGGGCGTCGAGCTGCCGGCCAAGGGGGCCTACGCCGTCGGCAACGCCTTCCTGCCGGTGGACGAGACCGAACGCGCCGCCGCGGTCGCCCGCATCGAGGAGATCGCCGTGGCCGAGGGCCTCGACGTCCTCGGCTGGCGCGACGTGCCCGTGACGGCCGACCTCGTGGGCCAGCAGGCGCGCGCCGCGATGCCCTTCTTCGCCCAGCTCTTCGTCGCGACCCGCCGCGAGGGCCTGCAGGCGCAGGAGACCGGCATCGTCCTGGACCGCCGGGTCTACGCGCTGCGCAAGCTCGCCGAGCGCGAACTCGCCGTCTACTTCCCCTCGCTGTCGTCGCGGACGATGGTCTACAAGGGCATGCTCACCACCGGGCAGCTCGAGCCGTTCTTCCCCGACCTCTCCGACCGCCGGTTCACCTCCGAGCTCGGCCTGGTCCACTCCCGCTTCTCGACGAACACGTTCCCGAGCTGGCCGCTGGCGCACCCGTTCCGGGCCATCGCCCACAACGGCGAGATCAACACCGTCAAGGGCAACCGGAACTGGACCGCCGCCCGCGAGTCGACGATGTCCACCCCGCTCATCCCGGGTGACGTCCAGCGCCTCGGCCCGGTCTGCGCGACCGAGGGCTCCGACTCCGCCTCCTTCGACGAGGTCCTGGAGCTGCTGCACCTCAGCGGACGGTCCCTGCCGCACGCGGTGCTGATGATGATCCCGGAGCCCTGGGAGAACAACACCGAGATGGACCCGGCCCGCCGGGCCTTCTACGAGTTCCACTCGATGTTCTCCGAGCCGTGGGACGGCCCGGCCAACCTCACCTTCACCGACGGCACCGTCATCGGCGGCGTCCTGGACCGCAACGGCCTGCGCCCCTCGCGGTACTGGGTCACCGACGACGGTCTCGTCGTGCTGGCCTCCGAGACCGGTGTGCTCGAGCTGGACCCGTCCTCGATCGTGGCCCGCGGCCGCGTCGCTCCCGGCAAGATGTTCCTCGTCGATACGGCCAAGGGCCGGATCGTCGACGACGAGGAGATCAAGTCCGAGCTCGCCGCCGCCCAGCCCTACGCCGAGTGGCTCAAGAACGTCGTCCACCTCGGGGACCTGCCCCCGCGCGAGCACATCGTGCACAGCCACGCGTCGGTCACGCGTCGTCAGCAGACCTTCGGCTACACCGAGGAGGAGCTGCGGCTCATCCTGGCGCCGATGGCCCGTGCGGCGGCCGAGCCGATCGGCTCGATGGGTTCCGACACCCCGCTCGCGGTGCTCTCGCCGCGTCCCCGGTTGCTCTTCGACTACTTCGCCCAGCTCTTCGCGCAGGTCACCAACCCGCCGCTGGACGCGATCCGCGAGGAGCTCGTCACCTCGCTCATCACCACCGCCGGGCCGCAGCAGAACCCGCTCTCGGAGTCGGCGGCGCACTGCCACCAGCTGGTGCTGCCGTTCCCCGTGATCGACAACGACGAGCTCGCGAAGATGGTCCACATCGACAAGGACCGTCGCAACCCCGGTCGCACCACCCACACCGTCAAGGGCCTGTACCGGGTCGCCGGCGGCGGGGCGGAACTCGCCCGTCGCATCGAGGAGATCCGCGCGGAGGTCTCGCGCGCCATCGCCGACGGCGCCGTCTTCGTCGTGCTCTCCGACCGCGACTCCAACGCCGAGTACGCACCGATCCCGTCGCTGCTGCTCACCTCGGCCGTCCACCACCACCTCGTGCGCCAGAAGCTGCGCACCCAGGTCGGGCTGCTCGTCGAGGCCGGTGACGTCCGCGAGGTGCACCACGTCGCGCTGCTCATCGGGTACGGCGCGGCCGCGGTCAACCCCTACCTGGCGATGGAGACCGTCGAGGACCTCGTCCGCCACGGGGTCATCACCAACGTCGACGGTCCCACGGCCGTGAAGAACCTCATCAAGGCGCTCGGCAAGGGCGTCCTGAAGGTCATGTCCAAGATGGGCATCTCGACCGTCGCCTCCTACCGCGGGGCGCAGGTCTTCGAGGCCCTGGGTCTCTCCCAGACCCTCGTCGACGAGTACTTCACCGCCACGACCTCCCGCCTCGGCGGCGTCGGCCTCGACGTCCTCGCCGAGGAGGTCTCCCAGCGGCACCGCCTCGCCTACCCCCTCGAGGGCCAGGAGCGCGCGCACCGCCGGCTGGAGACCGGGGGCGAGTACCAGTGGCGTCGTGAGGGTGAGCCGCACCTGTTCGACCCCGAGACCGTCTTCCAGCTGCAGCACTCCACGCGTCAGCGCAACGAGGGCCTCTTCCGCAAGTACACCTCCCGGGTGGACGAGCAGTCGGAGCGGCTGATGACGCTGCGCGGTCTGCTGCAGCTGAAGAAGGGGGCCCGCGAGCCCGTCCCGCTCGACGAGGTCGAACCCGTCAGCGAGATCGTCAAGCGGTTCAACACCGGCGCGATGAGCTACGGCTCGATCAGCCAGGAGGCCCACGAGGTCCTCGCGGTCGCCATGAACCAGCTCGGCGGACGGTCCAACTCCGGCGAGGGCGGCGAGGACGTCGACCGCCTCTACGACCCGCAGCGGACCTCGCGCGTCAAGCAGATCGCCTCCGGCCGCTTCGGCGTCACGAGCAACTACCTGACCTCGGCGACCGACCTGCAGATCAAGGTCGCGCAGGGCGCCAAGCCCGGCGAGGGCGGTCAGCTGCCCGGGCACAAGGTGTACCCGAACATCGCGAAGACCCGGCACTCCACGCCGGGCGTCGGGCTCATCTCGCCGCCGCCGCACCACGACATCTACTCCATCGAGGACATCGCCCAGCTCATCCACGACCTGAAGAACGCGAACCCGGCGGCCCGGGTCCACGTGAAGCTGGTCTCCGAGGTCGGCGTCGGCACCGTCGCGACGGGTGTCTCCAAGGCCAAGGCCGACGTCGTGCTCATCTCGGGCGCCGACGGTGGCACGGGCGCCGCGCCGCTGACGAGCCTCAAGCACGCCGGCGGGCCCTGGGAGCTCGGCCTCGCCGAGACCCAGCAGACCCTCGTCGTCAACGGGCTGCGCGACCGGATCACCGTCCAGGTCGACGGGCAGTTCAAGACGGGCCGTGACGTCGTCATCGCCGCGCTGCTGGGCGCCGAGGAGTTCGGCTTCGCGACCGCCCCGCTGGTCGTGTCGGGCTGCATCATGATGCGCGTCTGCCAGTTGGACACGTGCCCGGTCGGCGTCGCGACGCAGAACCCGGAACTGCGGGCCCGCTTCACCGGCAAGGCCGAGTACATCGTGAACTTCTTCGAGTTCATCGCCCTCGAGGTGCGCGAGATGCTCGCCTCGCTCGGTTTCCGCTCGGTCGAGGAGGCCGTCGGCCACGTCGAGGTCCTCGACAGCCGTCGCGCCGTCTCGCACTGGAAGGCGTCCGGTCTGGACCTGTCGCCGATCCTGCACGCGCCGGTCCCGCCGGCGGGCACGACCCTGTACCGGTCCCAGACCCAGGACCACGGTCTGGAGAAGGCGCTGGACCACGTGCTCATCGAGCGCGCCTCCGGTGCCCTCGCCGACGGCACCCCGGTCCAGGTCGAGCTGCCCGTGCGCAACGTCAACCGGACCGTCGGCACCCTGCTGGGTCACGAGCTGACCCGGAAGTGGGGCGAGGACGGTCTGCCCGAGGGCACGATCGACGTGACCCTCACCGGGTCGGCCGGTCAGTCCCTCGGGGCGTTCCTGCCCCGGGGCATCACGTTGCGCCTCTTCGGCGACGCCAACGACTACGTCGGCAAGGGCCTCTCCGGCGGGACCGTCGTCGTGCGCCCCGACCGCGCGTCGGGCTCGCGGGGACGCGACATCGTCGCCGGCAACGTCATCGCCTACGGCGCCACGAGCGGTTCGCTCTTCCTGCGCGGTGAGGTCGGCGAACGCTTCTGCGTCCGCAACTCCGGGGCGACCGCCGTCGTCGAGGGGGTGGGCGACCACGCGCTGGAGTACATGACCGGCGGGACGGTCGTCATCCTCGGCCGCGTCGGGCGCAACGTGGCCGCGGGCATGTCGGGCGGGTTCGCCCACGTCCTCGACCTCAAGGAGTCCCGCGTCAACCGCGACATGGTCGACGTCGTTCCGCTGGACGACGAGGCCGCCGCGACGGTGCACGAGCTGCTCGTGCGCCACCGCGACCACACCGACTCCACCACCGCCGCGAAGCTGCTCGCCGACTGGGGCACCGCGCGGCACCGTTTCTCGACGATCGTCCCGCGGGACTACCAGCGCGTCCTCGAGGTGCGGGCCAAGGCCGTCAGCGACGGCCTCGAACCCGACTCCGACGCCGTGCTCACCCGCATCATGGAGGCTTCGCATGGTTGATCCCCGGGGATTCCTCACCGTCCGGGAGCGGGAACTGCCCCCGCGCCGTCCCGTCCCGCTGCGCCTCATGGACTGGCGCGAGGTCTACGAGAAGCAGGACATGCAGCAGTTGCAGCGCCAGGCCGGGCGCTGCATGGACTGCGGCATCCCGTTCTGCCACAGTGCGTGCCCGCTGGGGAACCTCATCCCCGAGTGGAACGACCTGGTGAGTCGCGGTGACATGCACGAGGCCATCGAGCGCCTGCACGCGACGAACAACTTCCCGGAGTTCACCGGGAAGCTCTGCCCCGCGCCGTGCGAGTCGGCCTGCGTGCTGGGCATCAACCAGCCGCCGGTGACGATCAAGCAGGTCGAGGTGATGATCGCGGAGAACGCCGCCGAGAACGGCTGGCTGGAACCGCGCGTCCCCGAACGCCTCACGGGCAAGACCGTCGCCGTCATCGGGTCCGGTCCCGCCGGGCTCGCGGCGGCGCAGCAGCTCACCCGGGCCGGTCACACCGTCGCCGTCTACGAGCGCGACGACAAGATCGGCGGGCTGATGCGCTACGGCATCCCCGAGTTCAAGATGGAACGCGCCGTCCTGGACCGTCGTCTCGCCCAGATGGAGGTCGAGGGCACCCGGTTCCGCGCCGGCGTCTCCATCGGTGAGGACATCACCGGCGAGCAGCTGCGCGACCGCTACGACGCCATCGTCGTCGCGACGGGTGCGACGGCGTGGCGCGACGTGGACCTGCCCGGCCGCGACCTGGCTGGCATCCACCAGGCCATGGAGTACCTGCCGCCCACCAACCGCGTCGCGGTCGGGGAGGAACCTCCCGCGGACCACATCGACGCGGCGGGTCTCGACGTCGTCGTCATCGGCGGCGGCGACACCGGCTCCGACTGCTACGGCACCGCCCTGCGCCAGGGCGCGAGGTCGGTCACGCAGCTGGACATCTACCCCCAGGCTCCGGGGGAGCGCCACGAGGCCGAACCGTGGCCGACGATGCCCAAGGTCTTCTCGGTGTCCTCCTCCCACGAGGAGGGCGGGGAGCGGAAGTTCTCCGCCTCGACCCAGGCGCTGATCGGCGAGGACGGTCACGTCACCGCGCTGCGCGTCGTCGAGGTCGAGAAGGTCGACGGCGTCTGGACCCCGGTCGAGGGGACCCAGGAGGACCTCCCGGCCCAGCTCGTGCTGCTCGCGATCGGCTTCACCGGTCCCGAGCACGGTGGTCTGGTCGAGCAGCTCGGTCTGCAGGCCGACGCCCGCACCCGCTTCACCCGCACCCCCGGCTACGCGACCTCGAC
This region includes:
- the trpB gene encoding tryptophan synthase subunit beta codes for the protein MTTSARSFSQERGPYFGDFGGRFVPEALVAALDEIEAAHNAAMADEGFLAELAELHRSYSGRPSIITEVPRFAAHAGGARLILKREDLNHTGSHKINNVLGQALLTKRMGKKRIIAETGAGQHGVATATAAALMGLECVVYMGEEDTKRQALNVARMRLLGATVVPVTAGSRTLKDAVNEAFRDWVASVDTTHYAFGTVAGPHPFPVLVRDLQSVVGIEARQQVLDLVGRLPDAVAACVGGGSNAIGIFHGFLDDPGVALYGYEAGGDGIETGRHAAPISAGVSGVFQGARQYVMQDEDGQTIESHSISAGLDYPGVGPEHAWLAASGRATYRPVTDAQAMEAFRLLCRTEGIIPAIESSHALAGALELGKELGPDAVILVNLSGRGDKDVDTAARWFGLVSDADLVASEAERVSEAPEKTEGSGW
- the trpA gene encoding tryptophan synthase subunit alpha; protein product: MSTLESPARVGKAAAAVDRAKSEGRAALVAYLPVGYPDVDASIEAAKAAVAGGADIIELGLPYSDPTMDGHTIQQAVDVALANRTRPVDVLRAVEGVAATGAATLVMTYFPPIDRYGMDRWATDLANAGGAGLITPDLIPDEAAAWIAASDDHDLERVFLVAPSSTDARLSTTAAACRGFVYAASLMGVTGTRATVGAGASELVRRTRAAGAERVCVGLGVSTPAQATEVAGYADGVIVGSAFVQRLLDADSPLAGARAVEELARALSEGVRAG
- a CDS encoding DsbA family protein produces the protein MSTKKPGGHPARAGEAEDAREARRKKAAALRQRELARERSRRVVLISIAVVVVLALVAVVVVVIQRSRPEDVPTAAQVNPPSAGATAAGYVLAGTPAAGAPTVDVWLDYQCPFCKQYETAAGDAYVALATGGQAKVVVHTLTFLDDKLGNTASQLAAEGAAAADAQGRFAEYTKVVFANQPEEGTGYTLADLRGFAKDAGVADLDAWQKAVEGHAYRDYVKSVQASMDANKVSGTPTVTVTSASGQKTSLTNEQLLGADPVGALQSAVTAATAAP
- the lgt gene encoding prolipoprotein diacylglyceryl transferase, which translates into the protein MIPAALASALPSPTVAVWHLGPIPVRAYALCIVLGIVAGVVIAERRWQAKGGRKDFVLDAAVWAVPLGVVGARLYHVITSPQAYFGADGSPVRALYVWEGGLGIWGAIAGGALGVWIACRRAGYRLAPMADAMAPGLLVAQALGRWGNWFNNELYGRSTDVPWALTVHRWDESAGRAVVGADGNPVVLGTFHPTFLYESLWCAAVAVVIVLLDRRFRLRHGQAFLLYVALYCLGRSYFEDLRIDEANQILGLRVNQWVAGIVFAVALVAFIRSRRVHRDDRGQPEVLERVASSESPAVTPSGDEAMQTGGPTVTATADHPPLDREERPDARNS
- the gltB gene encoding glutamate synthase large subunit; translated protein: MSHFPASHPITTSVTQPLTPPVRPLPFTSFPPSAGLYDRANEHDACGVAFVATMRGEPGHDIVDHALTALRNLDHRGAVGAETNTGDGAGILTQVPDEFLRAVMAEQGVELPAKGAYAVGNAFLPVDETERAAAVARIEEIAVAEGLDVLGWRDVPVTADLVGQQARAAMPFFAQLFVATRREGLQAQETGIVLDRRVYALRKLAERELAVYFPSLSSRTMVYKGMLTTGQLEPFFPDLSDRRFTSELGLVHSRFSTNTFPSWPLAHPFRAIAHNGEINTVKGNRNWTAARESTMSTPLIPGDVQRLGPVCATEGSDSASFDEVLELLHLSGRSLPHAVLMMIPEPWENNTEMDPARRAFYEFHSMFSEPWDGPANLTFTDGTVIGGVLDRNGLRPSRYWVTDDGLVVLASETGVLELDPSSIVARGRVAPGKMFLVDTAKGRIVDDEEIKSELAAAQPYAEWLKNVVHLGDLPPREHIVHSHASVTRRQQTFGYTEEELRLILAPMARAAAEPIGSMGSDTPLAVLSPRPRLLFDYFAQLFAQVTNPPLDAIREELVTSLITTAGPQQNPLSESAAHCHQLVLPFPVIDNDELAKMVHIDKDRRNPGRTTHTVKGLYRVAGGGAELARRIEEIRAEVSRAIADGAVFVVLSDRDSNAEYAPIPSLLLTSAVHHHLVRQKLRTQVGLLVEAGDVREVHHVALLIGYGAAAVNPYLAMETVEDLVRHGVITNVDGPTAVKNLIKALGKGVLKVMSKMGISTVASYRGAQVFEALGLSQTLVDEYFTATTSRLGGVGLDVLAEEVSQRHRLAYPLEGQERAHRRLETGGEYQWRREGEPHLFDPETVFQLQHSTRQRNEGLFRKYTSRVDEQSERLMTLRGLLQLKKGAREPVPLDEVEPVSEIVKRFNTGAMSYGSISQEAHEVLAVAMNQLGGRSNSGEGGEDVDRLYDPQRTSRVKQIASGRFGVTSNYLTSATDLQIKVAQGAKPGEGGQLPGHKVYPNIAKTRHSTPGVGLISPPPHHDIYSIEDIAQLIHDLKNANPAARVHVKLVSEVGVGTVATGVSKAKADVVLISGADGGTGAAPLTSLKHAGGPWELGLAETQQTLVVNGLRDRITVQVDGQFKTGRDVVIAALLGAEEFGFATAPLVVSGCIMMRVCQLDTCPVGVATQNPELRARFTGKAEYIVNFFEFIALEVREMLASLGFRSVEEAVGHVEVLDSRRAVSHWKASGLDLSPILHAPVPPAGTTLYRSQTQDHGLEKALDHVLIERASGALADGTPVQVELPVRNVNRTVGTLLGHELTRKWGEDGLPEGTIDVTLTGSAGQSLGAFLPRGITLRLFGDANDYVGKGLSGGTVVVRPDRASGSRGRDIVAGNVIAYGATSGSLFLRGEVGERFCVRNSGATAVVEGVGDHALEYMTGGTVVILGRVGRNVAAGMSGGFAHVLDLKESRVNRDMVDVVPLDDEAAATVHELLVRHRDHTDSTTAAKLLADWGTARHRFSTIVPRDYQRVLEVRAKAVSDGLEPDSDAVLTRIMEASHG
- a CDS encoding glutamate synthase subunit beta, whose protein sequence is MVDPRGFLTVRERELPPRRPVPLRLMDWREVYEKQDMQQLQRQAGRCMDCGIPFCHSACPLGNLIPEWNDLVSRGDMHEAIERLHATNNFPEFTGKLCPAPCESACVLGINQPPVTIKQVEVMIAENAAENGWLEPRVPERLTGKTVAVIGSGPAGLAAAQQLTRAGHTVAVYERDDKIGGLMRYGIPEFKMERAVLDRRLAQMEVEGTRFRAGVSIGEDITGEQLRDRYDAIVVATGATAWRDVDLPGRDLAGIHQAMEYLPPTNRVAVGEEPPADHIDAAGLDVVVIGGGDTGSDCYGTALRQGARSVTQLDIYPQAPGERHEAEPWPTMPKVFSVSSSHEEGGERKFSASTQALIGEDGHVTALRVVEVEKVDGVWTPVEGTQEDLPAQLVLLAIGFTGPEHGGLVEQLGLQADARTRFTRTPGYATSTPGVYVAGDAGRGQSLIVWAIAEGRACASAVDEFLMGDTALPSPIRADAVPLTA